A single genomic interval of Centropristis striata isolate RG_2023a ecotype Rhode Island chromosome 8, C.striata_1.0, whole genome shotgun sequence harbors:
- the LOC131976587 gene encoding SUN domain-containing protein 3-like, which produces MSMVRRSSRLQEAGYYTEEGLPTLSFKESPRRVFRRRYRRRHHVDVPVHHESTDSDESKHSRTVQTQTNCTRTTGTQSSMSFSWLLLLAGIVLFAVHMQVQILELQYELQLKEQRMETSFPVADTMSNFALESQGASVLDHLSSDMYREHTWQGYGIWDYISQSYCGGPSEQQRRVIQGHSSLRPGECWPFSGETGHLFISLSHPVIITQVTLGHITKSQSVSGLIASAPRQFSIHGMRTEDGIGTNLGTLVYDHDGPAFQTFNLPNQEFFRYVKLEVENNWGNIDYTCLYSFRVHGKVSK; this is translated from the exons ATGT cAATGGTTCGAAGAAGTAGTCGCCTGCAGGAAGCAGGCTACTACACGGAGGAAGGACTACCAACACTTTCCTTCAAAGAAAGCCCACGCAG ggTCTTTCGGCGGAGGTATCGTCGTCGGCATCATGTGGACGTTCCAGTTCACCACGAGTCCACAGACAGTGATGAGTCTAAGCACAGTCGCACAGTTCAGACTCAGACCAACTGCACTCGTACCACTGGAACACAAAGTAGCATGAGCTTTTCATGGCTGCTCCTTTTGGCTG GAATCGTATTATTTGCAGTGCACATGCAAGTACAAATACTCGAGCTCCAGTATGAGCTGCAGCTAAAGGAACAGCGAATGGAAACTTCTTTCCCTGTGGCGGACACAATGTCTAACTTCGCTTTAGAATCACAGG GTGCAAGTGTTTTAGACCATTTGTCTTCCGACATGTATCGGGAACATACATGGCAAGGATATGGAATTTGGGATTATATATCTCAATCCTACTGTGGTGGACCGTCAGAACAACAGAGAAGAGTTATACAG GGACACTCTTCACTACGTCCAGGAGAATGCTGGCCCTTTTCAGGTGAAACAGgacatttgtttatttccctttcTCATCCAGTTATTATCACACAGGTGACACTGGGCCACATCACCAAGAGCCAGTCTGTGAGTGGACTGATTGCAAGTGCGCCGAGGCAATTTTCAATCCAC gGAATGAGGACAGAGGACGGAATAGGCACCAACTTAGGAACACTGGTGTATGATCATGACGGCCCAGCATTCCAGACCTTCAACCTGCCT AATCAAGAATTTTTCAGATATGTGAAGCTGGAAGTCGAAAACAACTGGGGCAACATCGATTACACGTGCCTATATAGCTTCAGGGTTCATGGCAAGGTAAGTAAGTAG